From the genome of Drosophila melanogaster chromosome 2L, one region includes:
- the Wdr82 gene encoding WD repeat domain 82, which produces MKIKLIDSVVRSFKVAKIFRENTDKINAIDFAPNGEHLISCSEDDQIVIYDCEKGTQSRTVNSKKYGVDLIHFTHANNTAIHSSTKVDDTIRYLSLHDNKYLRYFPGHTKKVISLCISPVEDTFLSGSLDKTLRLWDLRSPNCQGLMHLSGRPIAAYDPEGLIFAAGVNSESIKLYDLRSFDKGPFVTFKLNQEKECDWTGLKFSRDGKTILISTNGSVIRLVDAFHGTPLQTFTGYPNNKGIPIEASFSPDSQFIFSGSTDGRVHIWNADTGNKVSVLNGDHPGPVQCVQFNPKYMMLASACTNMAFWLPTSEEGL; this is translated from the coding sequence ATGAAGATAAAACTAATAGATTCGGTGGTGCGCAGTTTTAAGGTGGCCAAGATCTTCCGAGAGAACACGGACAAGATCAACGCCATCGATTTTGCGCCCAACGGCGAACATCTAATATCCTGCAGCGAGGATGACCAGATCGTGATCTACGACTGCGAAAAGGGGACGCAGTCGCGCACGGTGAACTCGAAGAAGTATGGAGTGGATTTAATCCACTTTACGCACGCCAACAACACGGCCATCCATAGCTCCACCAAGGTGGACGACACCATACGCTATCTCAGCCTGCACGACAACAAATATCTGCGCTACTTCCCCGGCCACACCAAGAAGGTTATCTCGCTGTGCATTTCGCCGGTGGAGGACACCTTTCTCTCCGGCTCGCTGGACAAGACGCTGCGCCTGTGGGACTTGCGCTCGCCCAACTGCCAGGGACTGATGCATCTCTCTGGACGACCCATTGCTGCCTACGATCCCGAGGGCTTGATCTTCGCCGCTGGCGTTAACTCGGAAAGCATTAAATTGTACGACCTTCGCTCTTTCGACAAAGGCCCCTTCGTCACATTTAAACTTAATCAGGAGAAGGAATGCGACTGGACTGGCCTTAAGTTCTCCCGTGACGGCAAAACAATTCTGATCAGCACGAATGGATCGGTCATCCGGCTCGTAGATGCCTTCCACGGCACTCCGCTACAAACGTTCACGGGCTATCCAAACAACAAGGGCATTCCCATCGAGGCAAGCTTCAGCCCAGACTCGCAGTTCATCTTTTCAGGCAGCACCGATGGACGAGTGCACATCTGGAATGCCGACACTGGCAATAAGGTGTCCGTACTGAATGGTGACCATCCGGGACCGGTGCAATGCGTTCAGTTCAATCCAAAATACATGATGCTGGCGTCCGCGTGCACCAACATGGCTTTTTGGCTGCCCACATCCGAGGAGGGCTTGTAG
- the Pp2A-29B gene encoding protein phosphatase 2A at 29B, isoform D encodes MAASDKSVDDSLYPIAVLIDELKNEDVQLRLNSIKKLSTIALALGEERTRSELIPFLTETIYDEDEVLLALADQLGNFTSLVGGPEFAMYLIPPLESLATVEETVVRDKAVESLRTVAAEHSAQDLEIHVVPTLQRLVSGDWFTSRTSACGLFSVCYPRVTQPVKAELRANFRKLCQDETPMVRRAAANKLGEFAKVVETEYLKSDLIPNFVQLAQDDQDSVRLLAVEACVSIAQLLPQDDVEHLVLPTLRQCASDSSWRVRYMVAEKFVDLQKAVGPEITRVDLVPAFQYLLKDAEAEVRAAVATKVKDFCANLDKVNQVQIILSSILPYVRDLVSDPNPHVKSALASVIMGLSPMLGAYQTVEQLLPLFLIQLKDECPEVRLNIISNLDCVNDVIGIQQLSQSLLPAIVELAEDSKWRVRLAIIEYMPALAGQLGQEFFDQKLRGLCMGWLNDHVYAIREAATLNMKKLVEQFGAPWAEQAIIPMILVMSRNKNYLHRMTCLFCLNVLAEVCGTDITTKLLLPTVLLLAADPVANVRFNVAKTLQKISPFLEASVIDAQVKPTLDKLNTDTDVDVKHFAAQAIAGIAAEMELNVFRTAIPPCMGAKIEAAMDSKLIVEPPRQPEAADNDILQEMNGKAAEPPTLDSES; translated from the exons ATGGCAGCAAGCGACAAATCGGTCGACGATTCACTATATCCCATTGCGGTTCTAATCGATGAACTGAAAAACGAGGACGTTCAG CTTCGGTTGAACTCCATCAAGAAACTGTCCACCATTGCACTCGCTTTGGGCGAGGAGCGCACACGGTCCGAGTTGATTCCCTTCCTCACCGAGACCATATACGATGAGGACGAGGTACTGCTGGCCCTGGCCGACCAACTGGGCAACTTTACTA GTCTCGTTGGTGGGCCAGAGTTTGCCATGTACTTGATTCCGCCCCTCGAGAGTTTGGCCACCGTAGAGGAAACCGTGGTGCGAGACAAGGCTGTGGAATCTCTACGCACCGTGGCCGCTGAGCACAGCGCCCAGGATTTGGAGATCCATGTGGTGCCGACACTGCAGCGATTGGTTTCCGGTGACTGGTTCACCTCACGCACCTCTGCCTGCGGCCTCTTCTCGGTCTGCTATCCACGCGTCACACAGCCAGTGAAGGCCGAGCTGCGCGCCAACTTCCGAAAGCTCTGCCAGGATGAGACACCCATGGTGCGCCGTGCAGCGGCCAACAAGCTGGGCGAGTTTGCCAAGGTCGTTGAGACGGAGTATCTGAAGTCCGATTTGATTCCCAACTTTGTCCAGCTGGCACAGGATGATCAG GACTCTGTCCGTCTGCTGGCTGTAGAGGCATGCGTAAGCATTGCCCAGCTGCTGCCTCAGGATGATGTAGAGCAC CTGGTTCTGCCCACGCTGCGCCAGTGCGCCAGCGACTCTTCCTGGAGGGTGCGTTACATGGTGGCCGAGAAGTTTGTTGATCTGCAAAAGGCTGTGGGCCCAGAGATTACTAGGGTGGACTTGGTGCCTGCCTTCCAGTACTTGCTCAAGGATGCCGAGGCCGAGGTTCGCGCTGCAGTGGCCACCAAGGTGAAGGACTTCTGCGCCAATCTGGACAAGGTCAACCAGGTGCAAATCATCCTTAGTTCCATTTTGCCCTATGTCCGCGATCTTGTCTCGGACCCCAATCCTCATGTGAAGTCAGCTCTGGCCTCAGTGATCATGGGCTTGAGTCCCATGCTGGGCGCCTATCAGACTGTGGAGCAATTGCTCCCCCTGTTCCTTATTCAACTCAAGGATGAGTGCCCAGAAGTGCGCCTAAACATCATCTCAAACCTGGATTGCGTTAACGACGTCATCGGTATCCAGCAACTGTCACAGTCGCTTCTGCCCGCCATCGTCGAGCTGGCCGAGGACTCCAAGTGGCGTGTGCGTCTAGCCATCATCGAGTACATGCCTGCTCTGGCCGGTCAGTTGGGTCAGGAATTCTTTGACCAAAAACTGCGCGGTCTCTGCATGGGATGGCTCAACGATCACGTGTACGCCATTCGTGAGGCAGCCACCCTCAACATGAAGAAGCTCGTCGAGCAGTTCGGAGCTCCCTGGGCCGAACAGGCCATAATTCCAATGATTCTGGTTATGTCGCGCAACAAGAACTATTTGCACA GAATGACTTGCTTGTTCTGCCTGAATGTTTTGGCAGAGGTCTGCGGCACAGATATCACCACCAAGTTGCTGCTGCCCACAGTTCTCCTGCTTGCCGCTGATCCCGTTGCCAATGTTCGTTTCAACGTGGCAAAGACCCTGCAGAAGATCTCGCCCTTCCTGGAGGCCAGCGTCATTGATGCCCAAGTAAAGCCCACACTCGACAAACTGAACACAGACACAGATGTGGATGTCAAGCATTTTGCTGCACAGGCCATTGCCGGCATAGCTGCAG AAATGGAACTGAATGTGTTTAGAACGGCAATACCGCCGTGCATGGGCGCCAAAATTGAGGCGGCAATGGACTCAAAGCTGATAGTGGAACCGCCCCGACAGCCGGAGGCAGCTGACAATGACATTTTGCAGGAGATGAATGGCAAGGCAGCGGAGCCGCCCACGCTTGACTCGGAAT cGTAA
- the CG13390 gene encoding uncharacterized protein — MLFSTGKSFLARFSLNISRNAKPIGLIANYCQVASALRPKKAKSTRKEAQYFSDAKRIRAIGGKGGDGCVSFLQLWCNERAGPDGGDGGHGGHVVFQASNDVRNFNHVGSVLKAEEGEPGSSKDCHGKNAKHSVIKVPIGTVIRNAQGQIVGDLGQADLMFVAARGGAGGKGNRFFTTDKETSPKVSEYGPRGEDLSYTLELRSMADVGLIGYPNAGKSTLLNALTRAKPKVAPYAFTTLRPHLGTVQYDDHVQLTIADLPGLVPDAHRNKGLGIQFLKHAERCTLLLFVLDASAPEPWTHYEQLMHELRQFGGRLASRPQLVVANKLDVEEGQNNFEELQRRLQNPVLGISAKMGHNLGQLLNSIRRGYDRHKDQPQESS; from the exons ATGTTATTCTCTACCGGCAAATCGTTTCTTGCGCGATTTTCATTGAATATATCCAGAAATGCAAAACCAATTGGTCTCATAGCCAACTACTGTCAGGTGGCATCAGCGCTGCGTCCGAAGAAGGCGAAGTCCACCCGGAAAGAG GCGCAGTACTTCTCCGATGCCAAGAGGATACGTGCCATCGGCGGAAAGGGTGGCGACGGTTGCGTGTCCTTCCTGCAGCTATGGTGCAATGAAAGGGCCGGTCCAGATGGCGGAGACGGTGGCCACGGCGGGCATGTGGTGTTCCAGGCCTCTAACGATGTGCGCAACTTTAACCACGTGGGGAGTGTTCTGAAAGCTGAAGAAGGAGAGCCGGGCAGCTCCAAGGATTGTCATGGCAAGAACGCCAAGCATTCTGTGATCAAGGTTCCAATCGGGACGGTGATCAGGAATGCGCAAGGTCAAATTGTCGGGGATCTGGGACAAGCGGATCTTATGTTTGTGGCCGCTCGAGGAGGAGCCGGTGGCAAGGGCAACCGTTTCTTTACCACGGACAAGGAAACAAGTCCCAAGGTCAGCGAATACGGTCCTAGGGGTGAAGATCTATCATACACTCTGGAACTGCGCAGCATGGCGGATGTGGGTTTGATTGGTTACCCCAATGCTGGCAAAAGCACCCTACTGAATGCACTGACACGGGCCAAGCCAAAGGTTGCTCCCTACGCCTTCACCACGCTGCGTCCGCACTTGGGAACCGTCCAGTACGATGATCATGTCCAGCTCACCATTGCCGATCTTCCCGGACTCGTGCCCGATGCTCATCGCAATAAGGGCTTGGGCATACAGTTCCTAAAGCACGCCGAGCGTTGCACCTTGTTGCTGTTCGTGTTAGATGCCAGTGCACCGGAGCCATGGACGCACTATGAGCAGCTAATGCACGAACTCCGCCAGTTTGGCGGACGTCTGGCGAGTCGCCCGCAATTGGTGGTGGCCAATAAGCTGGACGTGGAAGAGGGCCAAAACAACTTTGAGGAACTGCAACGTCGCCTGCAAAATCCCGTGCTCGGCATTAGTGCCAAAATGGGTCATAATCTTGGACAACTCCTGAACAGCATACGTAGAGGATACGACCGCCACAAGGACCAGCCCCAGGAATCCAGTTAG
- the RpS13 gene encoding ribosomal protein S13, isoform C, which translates to MGRMHAPGKGISQSALPYRRTVPSWLKLNADDVKEQIKKLGKKGLTPSKIGIILRDSHGVAQVRFVNGNKILRIMKSVGLKPDIPEDLYHMIKKAVAIRKHLERNRKDKDGKFRLILVESRIHRLARYYKTKSVLPPNWKYESSTASALVA; encoded by the exons ATGGGTCGTATGCACGCTCCTGg CAAGGGTATTTCCCAATCAGCCCTCCCCTACAGACGCACTGTCCCATCCTGGCTGAAACTGAACGCAGATGATGTCAAGGAGCAGATTAAGAAGCTGGGCAAGAAGGGTCTGACTCCCTCCAAAATCG GCATCATCCTGCGTGACTCGCACGGAGTTGCCCAGGTGCGTTTCGTCAACGGAAACAAGATCCTGCGCATCATGAAGTCGGTGGGTCTGAAGCCCGACATTCCCGAGGATCTGTACCACATGATCAAGAAGGCCGTCGCCATCCGCAAGCACTTGGAGCGCAACCGCAAGGACAAGGACGGCAAGTTCCGTCTGATTCTGGTCGAGTCCAGGATCCACCGCCTGGCCCGCTACTACAAGACCAAGAGCGTCCTGCCCCCCAACTGGAAATACGAGTCGAGCACTGCCTCCGCCCTGGTTGCCTAA
- the CG17292 gene encoding uncharacterized protein, isoform D, which yields MHKAIKNKSRLLCGLKNSKADLTTAKFILYYGPTVADSDIYDLTDFQSLLEDEHLDLGKNTVLYLHGYLEDPDVESIHVIAEAYLERKDTNLIVLDWGELADGNYMFDAFPNLKQLGPELAKVLLKMFDHGLDIEKFHIVGHSMGGQLAGLLGREITKRTKGVRKIKRISALDPAFPLFYPGTHLSANDAEFVDVIHTDAWLYGAPTSTGTADFWPNGGYSLQPGCPKRNYKMLSDNDLSSHRRSWWFWAESVSDRYPIGFDAVPAKKWSDFKQNKIVENCPPVVMGHHCPTTIHGDFYLQTNGHTPFARGKEGTVYVDPKDLLGNTHSITCDCPSEKTN from the exons ATGCACAAGgccattaaaaacaaatcca GGCTCCTCTGCGGACTCAAGAACTCCAAGGCGGATCTAACGACAGCCAAGTTTATACTATATTATGG ACCCACGGTGGCAGATAGCGATATCTATGACCTAACCGATTTCCAGAGTCTTCTGGAGGACGAGCACTTGGATTTGGGCAAGAACACCGTGCTCTATTTGCACGGCTACTTGGAAGATCCGGATGTGGAGAGCATTCACGTCATAGCCGAGGCCTATCTGGAGCGAAAGGATACCAATCTTATCGTCCTAGACTGGGGTGAACTGGCCGATGGCAATTACATGTTCGATGCCTTCCCGAACCTCAAACAGCTGGGCCCAGAGTTGGCCAAGGTCCTGCTCAAAATGTTCGACCATGGCCTGGACATTGAGAAGTTCCACATTGTCGGACACTCGATGGGCGGCCAGCTGGCCGGACTCCTCGGCCGAGAGATTACTAAACGCACCAAGGGTGTCAGAAAGATAAAAAG AATTTCCGCTTTGGATCCCGCATTTCCGCTCTTCTATCCGGGCACGCACCTGTCTGCCAATGATGCGGAGTTCGTCGACGTGATACACACGGACGCCTGGCTGTACGGAGCTCCGACGAGCACGGGCACGGCGGATTTCTGGCCAAATGGTGGATACAGCCTGCAGCCTGGCTGTCCCAAGCGAAACTACAAGATGCTCAGCGACAACGATCTGTCCAGTCATCGGAGGAGCTGGTGGTTCTGGGCCGAGAGCGTTTCGGATCGATATCCCATTGGATTCGATGCTGTGCCCGCCAAGAAATGGTCGGACTTCAAGCAGAACAAAATAGTAGAGAATTGCCCGCCCGTGGTGATGGGTCATCATTGTCCCACGAC AATTCATGGCGACTTTTACTTACAAACCAACGGACATACACCTTTTGCTCGAGGCAAGGAGGGCACTGTCTACGTTGACCCCAAGGATCTGCTGGGAAATACCCACAGCATCACCTGTGACTGCCCGTCGGAGAAAACGAATTAA
- the CSN8 gene encoding COP9 signalosome subunit 8, which produces MHLNKYSEVVERLENEEFEQVELGAEVYQQLLAIYLYQNKLADAKLLWMRVPANLRDDKELIQLNLLNIALQNNNYADFFKHIKYEWSERVKSPVEDLLNKQREELFKLMGSAYMSIYQHNLLELSLMSEDELKHACAALNWTEELDGDRVILKPKVQEAPPARGNDDQLLKLTEFVTFLEN; this is translated from the exons atgcatttaaataaatatagtgaAGTAGTGGAGCGGCTTGAGAACGAGGAATTTGAG CAAGTCGAACTGGGAGCTGAAGTCTACCAGCAATTACTTGCTATTTACCTCTATCAAAACAAACT GGCTGATGCCAAGTTGTTGTGGATGAGAGTTCCAGCTAACCTAAGGGATGACAAGGAACTGATCCAGCTGAACCTGCTCAATATTGCCCTGCAGAACAATAACTATGCCGATTTCTTCAAACACATCAAGTATGAGTGGTCGGAAAGAGTAAAGTCACCTGTGGAGGATCTTCTAA ATAAGCAACGCGAAGAGCTGTTCAAACTAATGGGCAGCGCATATATGTCCATTTACCAGCACAATCTACTGGAATTGTCACTAATGTCGGAGGACGAACTGAAACACGCCTGTGCGGCCTTAAATTGGACTGAGGAACTGGACGGTGACCGGGTAATCCTGAAGCCCAAGGTTCAGGAAGCACCGCCAGCTCGTGGAAACGATGACCAGTTGCTTAAGTTGACCGAGTTTGTAACCTTCCTAGAGAATTAA
- the Pp2A-29B gene encoding protein phosphatase 2A at 29B, isoform A encodes MAASDKSVDDSLYPIAVLIDELKNEDVQLRLNSIKKLSTIALALGEERTRSELIPFLTETIYDEDEVLLALADQLGNFTSLVGGPEFAMYLIPPLESLATVEETVVRDKAVESLRTVAAEHSAQDLEIHVVPTLQRLVSGDWFTSRTSACGLFSVCYPRVTQPVKAELRANFRKLCQDETPMVRRAAANKLGEFAKVVETEYLKSDLIPNFVQLAQDDQDSVRLLAVEACVSIAQLLPQDDVEHLVLPTLRQCASDSSWRVRYMVAEKFVDLQKAVGPEITRVDLVPAFQYLLKDAEAEVRAAVATKVKDFCANLDKVNQVQIILSSILPYVRDLVSDPNPHVKSALASVIMGLSPMLGAYQTVEQLLPLFLIQLKDECPEVRLNIISNLDCVNDVIGIQQLSQSLLPAIVELAEDSKWRVRLAIIEYMPALAGQLGQEFFDQKLRGLCMGWLNDHVYAIREAATLNMKKLVEQFGAPWAEQAIIPMILVMSRNKNYLHRMTCLFCLNVLAEVCGTDITTKLLLPTVLLLAADPVANVRFNVAKTLQKISPFLEASVIDAQVKPTLDKLNTDTDVDVKHFAAQAIAGIAAA; translated from the exons ATGGCAGCAAGCGACAAATCGGTCGACGATTCACTATATCCCATTGCGGTTCTAATCGATGAACTGAAAAACGAGGACGTTCAG CTTCGGTTGAACTCCATCAAGAAACTGTCCACCATTGCACTCGCTTTGGGCGAGGAGCGCACACGGTCCGAGTTGATTCCCTTCCTCACCGAGACCATATACGATGAGGACGAGGTACTGCTGGCCCTGGCCGACCAACTGGGCAACTTTACTA GTCTCGTTGGTGGGCCAGAGTTTGCCATGTACTTGATTCCGCCCCTCGAGAGTTTGGCCACCGTAGAGGAAACCGTGGTGCGAGACAAGGCTGTGGAATCTCTACGCACCGTGGCCGCTGAGCACAGCGCCCAGGATTTGGAGATCCATGTGGTGCCGACACTGCAGCGATTGGTTTCCGGTGACTGGTTCACCTCACGCACCTCTGCCTGCGGCCTCTTCTCGGTCTGCTATCCACGCGTCACACAGCCAGTGAAGGCCGAGCTGCGCGCCAACTTCCGAAAGCTCTGCCAGGATGAGACACCCATGGTGCGCCGTGCAGCGGCCAACAAGCTGGGCGAGTTTGCCAAGGTCGTTGAGACGGAGTATCTGAAGTCCGATTTGATTCCCAACTTTGTCCAGCTGGCACAGGATGATCAG GACTCTGTCCGTCTGCTGGCTGTAGAGGCATGCGTAAGCATTGCCCAGCTGCTGCCTCAGGATGATGTAGAGCAC CTGGTTCTGCCCACGCTGCGCCAGTGCGCCAGCGACTCTTCCTGGAGGGTGCGTTACATGGTGGCCGAGAAGTTTGTTGATCTGCAAAAGGCTGTGGGCCCAGAGATTACTAGGGTGGACTTGGTGCCTGCCTTCCAGTACTTGCTCAAGGATGCCGAGGCCGAGGTTCGCGCTGCAGTGGCCACCAAGGTGAAGGACTTCTGCGCCAATCTGGACAAGGTCAACCAGGTGCAAATCATCCTTAGTTCCATTTTGCCCTATGTCCGCGATCTTGTCTCGGACCCCAATCCTCATGTGAAGTCAGCTCTGGCCTCAGTGATCATGGGCTTGAGTCCCATGCTGGGCGCCTATCAGACTGTGGAGCAATTGCTCCCCCTGTTCCTTATTCAACTCAAGGATGAGTGCCCAGAAGTGCGCCTAAACATCATCTCAAACCTGGATTGCGTTAACGACGTCATCGGTATCCAGCAACTGTCACAGTCGCTTCTGCCCGCCATCGTCGAGCTGGCCGAGGACTCCAAGTGGCGTGTGCGTCTAGCCATCATCGAGTACATGCCTGCTCTGGCCGGTCAGTTGGGTCAGGAATTCTTTGACCAAAAACTGCGCGGTCTCTGCATGGGATGGCTCAACGATCACGTGTACGCCATTCGTGAGGCAGCCACCCTCAACATGAAGAAGCTCGTCGAGCAGTTCGGAGCTCCCTGGGCCGAACAGGCCATAATTCCAATGATTCTGGTTATGTCGCGCAACAAGAACTATTTGCACA GAATGACTTGCTTGTTCTGCCTGAATGTTTTGGCAGAGGTCTGCGGCACAGATATCACCACCAAGTTGCTGCTGCCCACAGTTCTCCTGCTTGCCGCTGATCCCGTTGCCAATGTTCGTTTCAACGTGGCAAAGACCCTGCAGAAGATCTCGCCCTTCCTGGAGGCCAGCGTCATTGATGCCCAAGTAAAGCCCACACTCGACAAACTGAACACAGACACAGATGTGGATGTCAAGCATTTTGCTGCACAGGCCATTGCCGGCATAGCTGCAG cGTAA
- the CG17294 gene encoding uncharacterized protein, producing the protein MSIKGALIDLSGTLHVEDEPTPNAVEALKRLRDSGVLVKFVTNTTKDSKATLHERLCRIGFQLDASEIYSSLSAAVSYVENERLNPYYILSEDARQDFPPEDTRRYKDSVVIGLAPKAFNYEQLNEAFNVLLENKNHKLIAVHQGKYYKRAEGLALGPGCFVKGLEFATGRTAKVIGKPNPYFFEGALAGRDPASCVMIGDDANDDIVGAMSMGMQGILVKTGKYLPDVKPSPPPTALLENFAEAVDWIIQKNQS; encoded by the exons ATGTCTATTAAAGGAGCACTCATTGATCTCAGTGGCACCTTGCATGTGGAGGATGAACCTACTCCGAATGCTGTCGAGGCGTTAAAAAG ATTGCGTGACTCTGGCGTACTGGTGAAATTCGTTACAAACACCACGAAGGATTCAAAGGCCACTCTTCACGAACGGCTATGCAGGATTGGCTTCCAACTTGACGCCTCTGAGATCTACAGCTCCTTGAGTGCCGCAGTCTCGTATGTGGAAAATGAGAGACTAAATCCGTACTATATTCTGTCTGAGGATGCACGACAGGACTTTCCGCCGGAGGACACTAGGCGCTATAAGGATTCAGTTGTAATCGGTCTGGCACCCAAGGCCTTTAACTATGAACAGCTGAATGAGGCTTTTAA CGTTCTATTGGAAAACAAGAATCACAAACTGATCGCCGTGCATCAGGGTAAGTACTACAAACGAGCAGAAGGCCTAGCCTTGGGCCCAGGGTGCTTTGTCAAGGGTTTGGAGTTCGCTACAGGACGAACTGCCAAAGTGATTGGCAAGCCCAATCCTTATTTCTTCGAAGGAGCTCTGGCTGGTCGGGATCCAGCCTCATGCGTTATGATTGGAGAT GATGCCAATGATGACATAGTGGGCGCCATGAGCATGGGCATGCAGGGAATTCTGGTCAAGACCGGCAAATATCTGCCGGATGTCAAACCATCCCCACCTCCAACAGCGTTGTTGGAAAACTTTGCAGAGGCTGTCGATTGGATTATACAGAAAAACCAATCTTAG
- the Pp2A-29B gene encoding protein phosphatase 2A at 29B, isoform E: MAASDKSVDDSLYPIAVLIDELKNEDVQLRLNSIKKLSTIALALGEERTRSELIPFLTETIYDEDEVLLALADQLGNFTSLVGGPEFAMYLIPPLESLATVEETVVRDKAVESLRTVAAEHSAQDLEIHVVPTLQRLVSGDWFTSRTSACGLFSVCYPRVTQPVKAELRANFRKLCQDETPMVRRAAANKLGEFAKVVETEYLKSDLIPNFVQLAQDDQDSVRLLAVEACVSIAQLLPQDDVEHLVLPTLRQCASDSSWRVRYMVAEKFVDLQKAVGPEITRVDLVPAFQYLLKDAEAEVRAAVATKVKDFCANLDKVNQVQIILSSILPYVRDLVSDPNPHVKSALASVIMGLSPMLGAYQTVEQLLPLFLIQLKDECPEVRLNIISNLDCVNDVIGIQQLSQSLLPAIVELAEDSKWRVRLAIIEYMPALAGQLGQEFFDQKLRGLCMGWLNDHVYAIREAATLNMKKLVEQFGAPWAEQAIIPMILVMSRNKNYLHRMTCLFCLNVLAEVCGTDITTKLLLPTVLLLAADPVANVRFNVAKTLQKISPFLEASVIDAQVKPTLDKLNTDTDVDVKHFAAQAIAGIAAEMELNVFRTAIPPCMGAKIEAAMDSKLIVEPPRQPEAADNDILQEMNGKAAEPPTLDSEC, encoded by the exons ATGGCAGCAAGCGACAAATCGGTCGACGATTCACTATATCCCATTGCGGTTCTAATCGATGAACTGAAAAACGAGGACGTTCAG CTTCGGTTGAACTCCATCAAGAAACTGTCCACCATTGCACTCGCTTTGGGCGAGGAGCGCACACGGTCCGAGTTGATTCCCTTCCTCACCGAGACCATATACGATGAGGACGAGGTACTGCTGGCCCTGGCCGACCAACTGGGCAACTTTACTA GTCTCGTTGGTGGGCCAGAGTTTGCCATGTACTTGATTCCGCCCCTCGAGAGTTTGGCCACCGTAGAGGAAACCGTGGTGCGAGACAAGGCTGTGGAATCTCTACGCACCGTGGCCGCTGAGCACAGCGCCCAGGATTTGGAGATCCATGTGGTGCCGACACTGCAGCGATTGGTTTCCGGTGACTGGTTCACCTCACGCACCTCTGCCTGCGGCCTCTTCTCGGTCTGCTATCCACGCGTCACACAGCCAGTGAAGGCCGAGCTGCGCGCCAACTTCCGAAAGCTCTGCCAGGATGAGACACCCATGGTGCGCCGTGCAGCGGCCAACAAGCTGGGCGAGTTTGCCAAGGTCGTTGAGACGGAGTATCTGAAGTCCGATTTGATTCCCAACTTTGTCCAGCTGGCACAGGATGATCAG GACTCTGTCCGTCTGCTGGCTGTAGAGGCATGCGTAAGCATTGCCCAGCTGCTGCCTCAGGATGATGTAGAGCAC CTGGTTCTGCCCACGCTGCGCCAGTGCGCCAGCGACTCTTCCTGGAGGGTGCGTTACATGGTGGCCGAGAAGTTTGTTGATCTGCAAAAGGCTGTGGGCCCAGAGATTACTAGGGTGGACTTGGTGCCTGCCTTCCAGTACTTGCTCAAGGATGCCGAGGCCGAGGTTCGCGCTGCAGTGGCCACCAAGGTGAAGGACTTCTGCGCCAATCTGGACAAGGTCAACCAGGTGCAAATCATCCTTAGTTCCATTTTGCCCTATGTCCGCGATCTTGTCTCGGACCCCAATCCTCATGTGAAGTCAGCTCTGGCCTCAGTGATCATGGGCTTGAGTCCCATGCTGGGCGCCTATCAGACTGTGGAGCAATTGCTCCCCCTGTTCCTTATTCAACTCAAGGATGAGTGCCCAGAAGTGCGCCTAAACATCATCTCAAACCTGGATTGCGTTAACGACGTCATCGGTATCCAGCAACTGTCACAGTCGCTTCTGCCCGCCATCGTCGAGCTGGCCGAGGACTCCAAGTGGCGTGTGCGTCTAGCCATCATCGAGTACATGCCTGCTCTGGCCGGTCAGTTGGGTCAGGAATTCTTTGACCAAAAACTGCGCGGTCTCTGCATGGGATGGCTCAACGATCACGTGTACGCCATTCGTGAGGCAGCCACCCTCAACATGAAGAAGCTCGTCGAGCAGTTCGGAGCTCCCTGGGCCGAACAGGCCATAATTCCAATGATTCTGGTTATGTCGCGCAACAAGAACTATTTGCACA GAATGACTTGCTTGTTCTGCCTGAATGTTTTGGCAGAGGTCTGCGGCACAGATATCACCACCAAGTTGCTGCTGCCCACAGTTCTCCTGCTTGCCGCTGATCCCGTTGCCAATGTTCGTTTCAACGTGGCAAAGACCCTGCAGAAGATCTCGCCCTTCCTGGAGGCCAGCGTCATTGATGCCCAAGTAAAGCCCACACTCGACAAACTGAACACAGACACAGATGTGGATGTCAAGCATTTTGCTGCACAGGCCATTGCCGGCATAGCTGCAG AAATGGAACTGAATGTGTTTAGAACGGCAATACCGCCGTGCATGGGCGCCAAAATTGAGGCGGCAATGGACTCAAAGCTGATAGTGGAACCGCCCCGACAGCCGGAGGCAGCTGACAATGACATTTTGCAGGAGATGAATGGCAAGGCAGCGGAGCCGCCCACGCTTGACTCGGAATGTTAG